Proteins encoded in a region of the Zea mays cultivar B73 chromosome 4, Zm-B73-REFERENCE-NAM-5.0, whole genome shotgun sequence genome:
- the LOC109946029 gene encoding uncharacterized protein, whose protein sequence is MVCSQIAAQRAANPNLDKLYITKFMKKLFLMPSKRFKCKEMGQEKIEGSENRLGHPSRAPRPRELSEREEFTFRLVEGHTDGALLSYAVAASSFLPPFARAIGPTCSSDEESFIHRWNGSTPERASDLGALRPSSTPERASELSFGGVRDGSPYKFPSPAPTEVAPQRANYCRPRPPPVPRFQNARSITNRD, encoded by the exons ATG GTCTGTTCACAAATTGCAGCTCAGCGTGCAGCCAATCCTAACCTTGATAAACTATATATTACAAAA ttcatgaagaaattgtttctTATGCCTAGCAAACGCTTCAAATGCAAGGAAATG GGTCAAGAGAAAATCGAAGGGAGCGAAAACCGACTAGGCCACCCTTCGAGAGCGCCCCGACCCAGGGAACTAAGCGAACGCGAAGAGTTCACTTTCCG GTTAGTTGAGGGTCATACCGATGGTGCTCTTTTAAGTTATGCAGTTGCTGCCTCAAGCTTTCTGCCTCCCTTTGCCAGAGCTA TTGGCCCCACATGCTCAAGCGACGAGGAAAGCTTCATACATCGTTGGAATGGATCCACACCAGAGCGTGCATCCGACCTTGGCGCTCTTCGGCCGAGCAGCACACCAGAGCGCGCATCCGAACTCTCGTTCGGTGGGGTGCGGGACGGCTCGCCATATAAATTTCCGTCTCCTGCTCCGACCGAAGTGGCGCCCCAACGTGCAAACTACTGCCGCCCTCGCCCTCCTCCGGTACCACGTTTTCAGAACGCCCGATCAATCACGAATCGTGATTAA